The following proteins are encoded in a genomic region of Methylococcales bacterium:
- a CDS encoding HI0074 family nucleotidyltransferase substrate-binding subunit, giving the protein MDNQRLDLTAFNKAISSLGEALREYEKDKTNTFVRDSCIQRFEYCYEMSKKILTRYLKSMSDDPMEIDREKLSNLIRYAYKIGIVKHSWDEWDIYRENRNNTSHGYNEDVAVEIVEQLPAFYHEILFLSDRINANNENY; this is encoded by the coding sequence ATGGATAACCAGCGACTCGATTTAACCGCCTTTAATAAAGCGATTTCGTCATTGGGTGAGGCATTAAGAGAGTACGAAAAAGACAAAACCAACACCTTTGTCAGGGATTCTTGTATTCAACGATTTGAATACTGTTATGAGATGTCAAAAAAAATATTAACCCGCTATTTAAAAAGTATGTCTGACGATCCGATGGAAATCGACCGAGAAAAGTTATCTAATTTAATTCGGTACGCTTATAAAATCGGCATCGTTAAGCATAGTTGGGATGAGTGGGATATTTACAGGGAAAATAGAAATAATACTTCTCATGGCTATAATGAGGATGTTGCTGTTGAAATTGTGGAACAGTTACCCGCGTTTTATCATGAGATTTTATTTTTAAGTGACCGTATTAATGCTAATAATGAAAATTACTAA
- a CDS encoding transposase: MPRKPRISPIGIPQHVIVRGNNRQVCFTNENDMTFYLNCLKNYSKKHDLQIHAWVLMTNHIHLLCTPMKKNAISKTVQDVGRLYVCYFNRTYHRTGTLWEGRYKSSLVQSDYYLLAVYRYIELNPLRASMVNDPADYAFSSYQINALGKPSDLWMPHSEYLFLGNDDKNRQQNYRSLFEQRLNDKLIDNIRKITNKGMAIDNEDFIAQIKVLTGHNLVSVNRGRPVG, encoded by the coding sequence ATGCCTAGAAAACCTCGAATTAGTCCCATTGGTATTCCACAGCATGTCATTGTACGAGGCAACAATCGTCAAGTTTGCTTTACTAATGAAAACGACATGACTTTTTATCTCAATTGTTTAAAAAACTACTCCAAAAAACACGACTTGCAAATTCATGCTTGGGTATTGATGACCAACCATATACATCTGCTGTGTACTCCGATGAAAAAAAATGCTATAAGTAAGACCGTGCAAGATGTCGGTAGACTTTATGTGTGTTATTTTAATAGGACTTACCATAGAACAGGCACATTATGGGAAGGTCGCTACAAATCAAGTTTAGTGCAATCTGATTATTATTTGTTAGCCGTTTACCGATACATTGAGTTAAACCCTCTACGCGCCTCTATGGTTAATGATCCTGCGGATTATGCCTTTTCCAGTTATCAAATTAATGCGTTAGGTAAACCTTCTGATTTATGGATGCCACATAGTGAGTATTTGTTTTTGGGTAATGATGATAAAAATAGGCAACAAAACTATAGGTCATTATTCGAGCAACGACTTAATGATAAGCTAATTGATAACATTCGCAAAATCACGAATAAGGGCATGGCGATTGATAATGAGGATTTTATTGCACAGATTAAGGTGTTAACAGGTCATAATTTGGTTAGTGTAAACAGAGGGAGACCTGTTGGATGA
- a CDS encoding DEAD/DEAH box helicase produces MKVIHGIWIPNSKADFIQTGQFYIWIETDEVKPKKNKNLHPQQLPEDEGLKFLKSAFSYHLMPNDKQPQLETLFLPTVANKPLPAPELATSEISEEISLNAWQVHVFPLVNPLQTLGDIYFLTHYQLDDVRISSDFLFWYYFSQSIKQVLYKDQYIPAVVAEKIKTKVGVYRCWKIVSPAYEALIEQTVSSMSLACSQRYQPESLLRHFAEVSINQILNTSIEKLPQVFTKKVQYDFLETILLDRQTNEPMRTFSQVSTEFQQWHQWQQKFLSAHQQSALQLGFQLYEADAGKVDNWQLSFLLCSHKDPSFKLDVADFWEDGESYDELITQQFGKGIEQQLLVNLAHAARIYPKLWQGMETSEPASLILTLEEAFEFLRESAWVLEDAGFRVVIPAKLTPKGRQRTKMRLRSSDKKKGGTAAAKSYLSMDSLTDYYYELAIGDEKVSVEEWQQLVDMKTPLVHFRGQWMELDREKMQEMLAFWQQQKENPDKLSVHELLKKLAEESDSLEVDAADSLAHMLAKLNDSSHLDLIENPEKLKAQLRDYQKRGVSWLRYLETLGLNGCLADDMGLGKTMQVIAALILEKEADKTAPTLLIAPTSVIGNWQKEIEKFAPHLKTLIHHGSGRESDKKAFNKLCSEQDMLITSYTLARKDAPLLTGVKWHRVVLDEAQNIKNPKAAQTKAILKLKAPHRLALTGTPVENRLMDLWSIFNFLNPNYLGKQAQFRKNYELPIQRNNNRVQSAVLKQLIQPFILRRLKTDKNIIKDLPDKIENKQYCNLSKEQAALYQAVVKDVEKKLDDSEGIERQGLMLSTLMKLKQICNHPSQFLQDESPFTVERSHKLERVSEMLSEAIDDGDSLLIFTQFTEIGDKLMQYLSKEKHYPTHYLHGGVSRKKREQMITDFQNPDSPPSVFVLSLKAGGVGITLTRANHVFHFDRWWNPAVENQATDRAFRIGQKKNVFVHKFITLGTLEERIDQMIEDKQKMADSIVGNDESWLTKLDNQAFKELIALNKNSVMEA; encoded by the coding sequence ATGAAAGTCATACATGGAATTTGGATTCCAAATTCAAAAGCAGATTTTATTCAAACAGGTCAGTTTTATATTTGGATAGAAACAGATGAAGTTAAACCCAAAAAAAATAAAAATCTACACCCTCAACAATTACCTGAGGACGAAGGTTTAAAGTTTTTGAAATCAGCATTTTCTTATCATTTAATGCCAAATGATAAGCAGCCACAATTAGAAACCCTCTTTTTACCTACGGTGGCTAATAAGCCCTTACCTGCGCCTGAATTGGCAACGAGCGAAATAAGCGAGGAGATTTCATTAAACGCATGGCAGGTTCATGTTTTTCCACTCGTTAATCCCTTGCAAACCCTCGGTGATATTTATTTTTTAACGCATTATCAACTTGATGATGTGCGTATCAGTAGCGACTTTTTATTCTGGTATTATTTTAGCCAATCCATTAAGCAGGTTCTGTATAAAGACCAGTATATCCCTGCGGTCGTGGCTGAAAAAATTAAAACCAAAGTCGGTGTTTATCGTTGCTGGAAAATCGTTTCACCTGCCTATGAAGCTTTAATTGAACAAACGGTTTCTTCAATGTCTTTGGCTTGTTCGCAACGTTATCAGCCTGAGTCTTTATTACGCCATTTTGCCGAAGTTTCGATTAATCAGATTTTAAATACAAGCATTGAAAAACTGCCTCAGGTGTTTACTAAAAAAGTACAGTATGATTTTTTAGAAACCATTTTGTTAGACAGGCAAACGAATGAGCCGATGCGGACATTCTCGCAAGTTTCCACTGAATTTCAGCAATGGCATCAATGGCAACAAAAATTCTTGTCTGCTCATCAACAAAGTGCGCTGCAATTAGGTTTTCAGCTTTACGAAGCGGATGCTGGAAAAGTTGATAACTGGCAATTAAGCTTTTTACTCTGCTCGCATAAAGACCCGTCTTTTAAACTGGATGTTGCTGATTTCTGGGAGGATGGCGAGAGTTATGATGAGCTAATTACACAGCAATTTGGCAAGGGTATTGAGCAACAGTTATTAGTCAATTTAGCTCATGCTGCCCGAATTTACCCCAAACTTTGGCAGGGCATGGAAACCAGCGAACCTGCCAGTTTGATTTTAACGCTGGAAGAGGCGTTTGAATTTTTACGCGAATCCGCATGGGTTTTAGAAGATGCAGGCTTTAGGGTGGTTATTCCTGCAAAGCTAACGCCTAAAGGACGGCAGCGGACAAAAATGCGTTTACGTTCAAGTGACAAGAAAAAAGGCGGTACTGCGGCGGCAAAATCCTATTTATCTATGGATTCTTTGACCGATTATTACTACGAACTTGCGATTGGTGATGAGAAAGTATCGGTTGAAGAATGGCAGCAATTAGTGGATATGAAAACGCCATTAGTGCATTTTCGCGGTCAATGGATGGAATTAGACCGTGAAAAAATGCAGGAAATGTTGGCTTTCTGGCAGCAGCAAAAAGAGAACCCCGATAAATTATCAGTACACGAATTATTAAAAAAATTGGCTGAGGAAAGCGACAGTCTGGAAGTTGATGCGGCGGACAGTTTGGCGCACATGTTAGCGAAGCTTAATGATAGCAGTCACTTAGATTTAATTGAAAATCCTGAAAAATTAAAGGCTCAGTTACGCGATTATCAAAAACGCGGGGTGTCGTGGTTGCGGTATCTGGAAACCTTGGGTTTGAATGGTTGTTTAGCCGATGACATGGGATTAGGGAAAACCATGCAAGTTATCGCCGCGCTGATATTAGAGAAAGAAGCGGATAAAACGGCACCGACTTTATTAATCGCCCCCACTTCGGTGATTGGCAACTGGCAAAAAGAAATTGAAAAATTTGCCCCACATTTAAAAACGCTTATTCATCATGGGTCTGGGCGTGAGAGTGATAAAAAAGCCTTCAACAAGCTGTGTTCAGAGCAGGATATGTTGATTACTTCTTATACTTTGGCGCGTAAAGATGCGCCCTTATTAACGGGAGTTAAATGGCATCGCGTAGTTTTAGATGAAGCACAAAATATTAAAAACCCGAAAGCCGCGCAAACTAAGGCGATTTTAAAATTGAAAGCTCCGCACCGTTTAGCGTTGACAGGTACGCCTGTCGAAAATCGCTTAATGGATTTATGGTCAATTTTTAACTTTTTGAATCCGAATTATTTAGGCAAGCAAGCCCAGTTTCGTAAAAACTATGAATTGCCGATACAACGCAATAATAACCGTGTGCAATCGGCGGTGTTAAAACAGTTGATTCAGCCCTTTATTTTGCGGCGTTTAAAAACCGATAAAAATATCATTAAGGATTTGCCTGATAAAATCGAAAATAAACAATATTGTAATCTGAGTAAAGAACAGGCGGCGTTATATCAGGCAGTGGTGAAAGACGTTGAGAAAAAACTGGATGATAGTGAAGGCATAGAGCGTCAGGGTTTGATGTTATCGACGTTGATGAAACTCAAGCAAATCTGCAATCATCCTTCGCAGTTTTTGCAAGATGAAAGCCCTTTTACCGTTGAACGCTCACACAAATTAGAGCGCGTCTCAGAAATGCTGTCAGAAGCGATAGATGACGGTGACAGTTTGTTAATTTTCACTCAGTTTACTGAGATTGGCGACAAGCTGATGCAGTATTTAAGCAAAGAAAAACATTATCCAACCCATTATTTGCATGGCGGTGTCAGTCGTAAAAAGCGCGAGCAAATGATAACGGATTTTCAAAACCCAGACAGTCCTCCGTCAGTTTTTGTTCTGTCATTAAAAGCGGGCGGTGTGGGGATTACTTTGACCCGCGCCAATCATGTGTTTCATTTTGATAGATGGTGGAATCCTGCGGTAGAAAATCAAGCCACTGACCGTGCGTTTCGGATTGGGCAGAAAAAGAATGTGTTTGTGCATAAATTTATAACCTTAGGAACACTTGAAGAACGTATCGACCAAATGATTGAAGATAAGCAAAAAATGGCGGATAGCATTGTCGGCAATGATGAAAGCTGGTTGACGAAACTGGATAATCAAGCCTTTAAAGAGCTGATTGCACTTAATAAAAACAGCGTGATGGAGGCTTAA
- a CDS encoding SWIM zinc finger family protein yields the protein MKTKTWWGERLLDALEKFTDSGRLQRGRAYASDNRVKQWTIKKGMVQAKIRGNKNAYFGVYKEPTYKTDVQMTHLTAAQWKKVIARLTQRASFIARLLVDEIPENIEEVFAEFKTHLLPNSYKDFKVSCNCPDYAVPCKHIAGVCYRLATVLDTNPLLLFEMRGLAPEKLQQELLKSPLGKVLVNAQGAGASELIPVASLYTRPVLQAMPESVSVKQFWQGATPLPKELPTLQAANIPAVLIKKGGDYPSFWHKQGSFIEVMEDFYLRMRKNNGV from the coding sequence ATGAAAACTAAAACATGGTGGGGCGAGCGTTTGCTGGATGCTTTGGAAAAATTTACCGATAGTGGACGTTTACAACGCGGACGCGCTTATGCAAGTGATAATCGGGTTAAACAATGGACAATTAAAAAGGGAATGGTACAAGCCAAAATTCGCGGTAATAAAAATGCTTATTTTGGGGTTTATAAAGAACCGACTTATAAAACCGACGTGCAAATGACCCATCTTACAGCGGCACAATGGAAAAAGGTGATTGCCCGATTAACGCAACGAGCTTCTTTTATTGCTAGGTTATTAGTGGATGAGATTCCAGAAAATATAGAAGAGGTTTTCGCTGAGTTTAAAACGCATTTATTACCGAACAGTTATAAAGATTTTAAGGTTTCCTGTAATTGTCCTGATTACGCTGTGCCATGTAAGCATATTGCAGGGGTTTGTTATCGGTTGGCGACGGTTTTAGATACGAATCCGCTGTTATTATTTGAAATGCGCGGGCTTGCGCCTGAAAAATTACAGCAGGAGTTACTCAAGTCGCCATTGGGTAAAGTTTTGGTGAATGCTCAAGGTGCGGGGGCAAGTGAATTAATACCTGTGGCAAGTTTATATACTCGACCTGTGCTTCAAGCGATGCCTGAGTCTGTGTCGGTAAAACAGTTCTGGCAAGGGGCGACACCGTTACCTAAAGAGTTACCGACGTTGCAAGCGGCTAACATTCCTGCGGTATTGATTAAAAAAGGCGGTGATTATCCCTCTTTTTGGCATAAACAAGGTTCTTTTATTGAGGTTATGGAAGATTTTTATTTGAGGATGAGGAAAAATAATGGGGTTTGA
- a CDS encoding restriction endonuclease subunit S — protein sequence MKIKFDVTPKELVIVRDILAKYLQEDCTVWIFGSRAKSSSLVGYDLDLALECKTKIALKLLTQLKIAFEDSRLPYRVDIVDMKAVKPYFKEIIDKEKIVFPLKAINKKVPVLRFPEFSGDWEVKKLGTVADFSKGKGISKSDIDQDGILECIRYGELYTHYGETIKTIKSKTNLNKDVLVLSKYNDVIIPASGETQLDIATASCVLKNNVALSGDLNIIRTKLNGVFLSYYLNNRKKHDIASLSQGVSVVHLYATQLKSLSLNLPLDDEQQKIAAFLTQIDRKIEQLSHKKQLLERYKKGVMQKVFSQALRFKDDNGNAYPDWEVKKLGEVATFYSGGTPLTTKKQYYTGNIPFIKSGEISKSKTEQFISKEGLNSSSARMVNKGDILYALYGATSGEVAVSKINGAINQAVLCIKSEFNHYFIYYWLRLKKEVIVSTFIQGGQGNLSANIVKSLKINLPSLEEQTKIANFLTELDNKISLVEKQLNGTKEYKKGLLQKMFV from the coding sequence ATGAAAATTAAATTTGATGTGACACCAAAAGAGTTAGTTATCGTTAGGGATATTTTAGCGAAGTATTTGCAAGAGGATTGCACGGTTTGGATTTTTGGTAGTCGTGCTAAAAGCAGCTCATTAGTGGGTTATGATTTGGATTTAGCCCTAGAATGCAAGACTAAGATAGCATTAAAATTATTGACTCAGCTTAAAATAGCCTTTGAAGATTCACGCCTGCCTTATCGTGTTGATATTGTTGATATGAAAGCCGTTAAGCCTTATTTTAAAGAAATTATTGATAAAGAGAAAATAGTGTTTCCATTGAAAGCCATTAATAAAAAAGTGCCTGTGTTGCGGTTTCCTGAGTTTTCGGGGGATTGGGAAGTTAAGAAATTGGGAACAGTTGCTGATTTTTCAAAAGGTAAAGGAATTTCAAAATCAGATATAGATCAAGATGGTATTTTGGAGTGTATTAGATATGGTGAACTATATACTCATTATGGCGAAACAATTAAAACTATAAAATCAAAAACAAATTTGAATAAAGATGTTTTAGTTTTAAGTAAATATAACGATGTCATAATTCCTGCTTCTGGTGAAACACAACTAGATATTGCAACCGCTTCATGTGTTTTAAAAAATAACGTGGCTTTAAGTGGGGACTTAAATATTATAAGAACTAAGTTGAATGGGGTTTTTTTATCATATTATCTAAATAATAGAAAAAAACATGATATAGCTTCCTTGTCTCAAGGTGTTTCGGTTGTTCATTTATATGCAACACAATTAAAATCTTTAAGTTTAAATCTTCCATTAGATGATGAACAACAAAAAATCGCTGCTTTTTTAACCCAAATCGACCGTAAAATAGAGCAGTTAAGCCACAAAAAACAGCTTTTAGAACGCTATAAAAAAGGGGTGATGCAAAAGGTTTTTTCTCAAGCGTTGAGATTTAAAGACGACAACGGCAATGCTTACCCTGATTGGGAAGTTAAAAAGTTAGGGGAAGTAGCAACCTTTTATTCTGGAGGAACACCATTAACAACAAAAAAACAATATTACACTGGAAATATTCCTTTTATAAAATCAGGTGAAATAAGTAAATCAAAAACTGAGCAGTTTATTTCTAAAGAGGGGTTAAATAGTTCATCTGCAAGAATGGTAAATAAAGGCGATATTCTTTATGCTTTATATGGTGCGACAAGTGGAGAGGTTGCAGTTTCAAAAATAAATGGTGCAATAAATCAAGCCGTATTATGTATAAAGTCTGAGTTTAACCACTATTTTATATATTATTGGTTAAGGCTTAAAAAAGAAGTTATTGTTTCGACTTTTATTCAAGGGGGGCAAGGTAATCTTTCTGCTAATATAGTTAAATCTCTAAAAATTAATCTTCCATCCCTTGAAGAACAAACTAAAATCGCCAACTTTCTAACCGAACTTGACAATAAAATAAGCCTCGTAGAAAAACAACTAAACGGTACAAAGGAGTATAAAAAAGGACTGCTACAAAAGATGTTTGTTTAA